From the Nonlabens marinus S1-08 genome, one window contains:
- a CDS encoding single-stranded DNA-binding protein: MAGTLNKVMLIGHTGDEVKMKYFEGGNCIGRFPLATNEEYVNRNTGERVSNTEWHNCVVRNKAAEVCEKYLHKGDKVYIEGRIKSRQWTGEDGQQRYTTEIQVQEFTFLTPKNENATSNSSQPQQAQPQASQAPAKQTSAPVPQSMDNDEDDDLPF; encoded by the coding sequence TGAGGTCAAGATGAAATATTTTGAAGGTGGTAATTGCATAGGGCGTTTCCCACTAGCGACTAATGAGGAGTACGTGAACCGTAACACTGGTGAGCGGGTTTCAAATACGGAATGGCACAACTGTGTCGTGCGTAACAAGGCAGCCGAAGTTTGTGAGAAATACCTGCATAAAGGTGATAAAGTATATATAGAAGGACGCATCAAGAGCCGCCAATGGACCGGTGAGGATGGCCAACAGCGCTATACTACTGAGATTCAGGTACAGGAGTTTACGTTCTTGACTCCGAAAAATGAAAATGCTACATCTAACTCTAGCCAGCCTCAACAAGCCCAGCCACAAGCAAGTCAAGCACCAGCCAAACAAACATCAGCTCCCGTGCCGCAGTCCATGGACAATGACGAGGACGATGATTTGCCATTTTAA